One genomic window of Roseobacter ponti includes the following:
- a CDS encoding phosphoribosylanthranilate isomerase — protein sequence MSDSVAVKICGLRTAADVDAAADAGARYCGFVFFEKSPRNVTLELACALATGTPVGLARVALVVNPDDVFLDALTDAVPLDMLQLHGRETPERVAEIKSRYRLPVMKAIGIAGAEDLAAIDLYAPVCDQLLIDAKPPEGADLPGGNGLAFDWQLLADRKYWTRPWMLAGGLTPDNVAEAVRRTGARQVDVSSGLETSPGEKDSSLFSSFVQNARA from the coding sequence ATGTCTGACAGTGTCGCCGTAAAAATCTGTGGGCTGCGTACAGCAGCCGATGTCGATGCCGCGGCTGATGCGGGCGCGCGCTACTGCGGGTTTGTGTTTTTTGAAAAATCTCCCCGAAACGTGACGCTGGAACTGGCCTGCGCTCTTGCCACGGGCACTCCGGTTGGCCTTGCCAGGGTCGCGCTGGTTGTTAACCCGGATGATGTATTTCTCGACGCCCTCACAGACGCTGTCCCGCTTGATATGCTGCAGCTCCACGGCAGGGAGACACCGGAACGCGTGGCAGAGATAAAGTCGCGCTACAGGCTGCCGGTAATGAAAGCGATCGGTATTGCCGGAGCGGAGGACCTCGCTGCGATTGACCTCTATGCGCCGGTTTGTGATCAGTTGCTGATTGATGCGAAACCGCCGGAAGGGGCTGATCTGCCCGGAGGTAACGGTCTTGCTTTTGACTGGCAGTTGCTGGCGGACCGTAAATACTGGACCCGGCCCTGGATGCTGGCCGGCGGACTGACCCCCGACAACGTGGCGGAGGCGGTCAGACGCACGGGCGCGCGTCAGGTTGATGTCTCTTCCGGACTTGAGACGTCGCCCGGTGAAAAAGACAGCAGCCTGTTCAGCAGTTTTGTGCAGAACGCCCGGGCCTGA
- a CDS encoding lipopolysaccharide assembly protein LapA domain-containing protein: MRYIRYACIAVFAIALIGVALANRSIVSLQLVPAEVAGWFAVTPQISLPLYIVIFGGIIMGLFVGFVWEWIREHNQRAEAARQAREMRRLQREVAKLKGEKHHGKDEVLALLDEAG; this comes from the coding sequence ATGCGTTACATCCGTTATGCCTGTATTGCGGTTTTCGCCATCGCTCTGATCGGGGTTGCGCTGGCCAACCGGTCGATCGTGTCCCTTCAGCTTGTTCCGGCAGAGGTCGCCGGCTGGTTTGCCGTGACCCCGCAGATCAGTCTGCCGCTTTATATCGTTATTTTCGGCGGTATCATTATGGGCCTTTTCGTCGGCTTTGTCTGGGAATGGATCCGCGAGCACAATCAGCGTGCAGAGGCGGCGAGACAGGCACGTGAGATGCGCCGGCTTCAGCGTGAGGTCGCTAAGCTCAAAGGCGAGAAACACCACGGCAAAGACGAGGTGCTCGCTCTGCTTGACGAAGCCGGCTGA
- the ihfB gene encoding integration host factor subunit beta, whose protein sequence is MIRSELIQKIADENPHLYQRDVERIVNTIFEEVTGAMSRGDRVELRGFGAFSVKKRDARIGRNPRTGETVHVEEKHVPFFKTGKLLRDRLNGKA, encoded by the coding sequence ATGATCCGGTCTGAGCTGATCCAGAAGATCGCAGATGAGAATCCACATCTTTATCAGCGGGACGTCGAACGTATCGTCAACACCATTTTCGAAGAGGTCACAGGGGCAATGTCCCGCGGTGACCGTGTTGAACTGCGCGGCTTCGGCGCCTTTTCCGTGAAAAAGCGCGATGCCCGTATCGGTCGCAATCCGCGCACCGGCGAAACGGTGCATGTCGAAGAAAAGCACGTGCCGTTTTTCAAGACCGGCAAGCTGCTGCGCGACCGGCTGAACGGTAAGGCCTGA
- a CDS encoding outer membrane protein, translated as MLKTTTALTVLIVSTAGMAFAAGPEPTPVAPVVVAPPPPPFWAGGYVGAQLGYAFSDFDLGSITTPDDFNEDSVIGGITAGYLWDLGNGWYLGPEFQYDFADLSVADSTTGDSADFDEIARLKLIAGYELGNGLLFGSVGVAYASLDTVGGVFDAIDGSDTSYVVGVGYDYRVGDNWTVGGEYQYHNFTGIGDAGGDVDVNTIHLRAMYRF; from the coding sequence ATGCTTAAGACTACAACGGCTCTGACCGTTCTGATCGTTTCAACTGCCGGCATGGCCTTCGCCGCCGGCCCCGAACCGACGCCCGTTGCACCGGTGGTTGTCGCTCCGCCGCCTCCGCCTTTCTGGGCCGGTGGTTATGTTGGTGCGCAGCTGGGGTATGCCTTCAGCGACTTCGATCTGGGGTCGATCACTACGCCGGATGATTTCAACGAGGACAGCGTCATCGGGGGTATCACCGCAGGCTATCTCTGGGATCTCGGCAACGGCTGGTACCTTGGCCCGGAATTCCAGTACGACTTCGCTGATCTGTCAGTCGCTGACTCGACAACCGGCGACTCTGCGGATTTTGATGAAATTGCGCGCCTCAAGCTGATTGCCGGCTACGAGCTGGGCAATGGCCTGCTGTTTGGCAGCGTCGGTGTTGCTTATGCAAGCCTCGATACAGTTGGCGGTGTGTTTGATGCAATTGACGGCAGCGACACCAGCTATGTTGTCGGTGTGGGTTATGACTACCGGGTCGGTGACAACTGGACCGTTGGTGGCGAATACCAGTATCATAACTTCACCGGCATCGGCGATGCGGGCGGCGACGTGGACGTAAATACGATCCACCTGCGGGCGATGTACCGCTTCTGA
- the rpsA gene encoding 30S ribosomal protein S1, which produces MANTMDEFEALLEESFEMDTPEEGSVVKGKVIAIEAGQAIIDVGYKMEGRVELKEFADPGEAPKIEVGDEVEVFLRQVESPRGEAVISREMARREEAWDRLEKAYADEERVEGAIFGRVKGGFTVDLGGAVAFLPGSQVDVRPVRDAGPLMGLKQPFQILKMDRRRGNIVVSRRAILEESRAEQRAEVIGNLTEGQTVDGVVKNITEYGAFVDLGGVDGLLHVTDMAWRRVNHPSEILSIGETIKVQVIKINKETHRISLGMKQLQEDPWDLVAAKYPLDSVHKGRVTNITDYGAFVELEAGVEGLVHVSEMSWTKKNVHPGKIVSTSQEVEVMVLEIDGAKRRVSLGLKQTMRNPWEIFAETHPEGTEVEGEVKNITEFGLFVGLDGDIDGMVHLSDLSWDERGEDAIQNYRKGDTVQAVVSEVDVEKERISLSIKAVGGDKFAEAVGGVKRGSIVTVTVTAIEDGGVEVEYEGMKSFIRRSDLSRDRAEQRPERFSVGDKVDVRITNVDNKARRLGVSIKAREIAEEKEAVEQYGSSDSGASLGDILGAALKGDDDK; this is translated from the coding sequence ATGGCAAATACGATGGATGAGTTTGAAGCACTCCTTGAAGAAAGCTTCGAAATGGACACGCCCGAAGAGGGGTCTGTTGTCAAAGGCAAGGTGATCGCGATCGAAGCGGGCCAGGCCATTATCGACGTAGGCTATAAGATGGAAGGCCGCGTTGAGCTTAAAGAATTCGCTGATCCGGGCGAAGCTCCCAAAATCGAAGTCGGCGACGAGGTTGAAGTGTTCCTTCGGCAGGTCGAAAGCCCGCGCGGCGAAGCTGTTATCTCACGCGAGATGGCGCGCCGCGAAGAAGCATGGGACCGTCTGGAAAAAGCATATGCGGACGAAGAGCGCGTCGAAGGCGCCATCTTTGGCCGTGTCAAAGGTGGCTTTACTGTCGACCTCGGCGGTGCGGTGGCCTTCCTGCCCGGCTCTCAGGTTGACGTGCGCCCCGTGCGTGACGCGGGCCCGCTGATGGGTCTCAAGCAGCCGTTCCAGATCCTGAAAATGGACCGTCGTCGTGGCAACATCGTGGTATCGCGCCGTGCGATCCTCGAAGAATCCCGAGCAGAACAGCGCGCCGAAGTCATCGGCAACCTCACCGAAGGCCAGACGGTCGACGGCGTGGTCAAGAACATCACCGAATACGGTGCCTTTGTGGATCTCGGGGGTGTCGACGGTCTGCTGCACGTAACAGACATGGCATGGCGCCGGGTCAACCACCCGTCCGAGATCCTGTCGATCGGCGAGACCATCAAAGTTCAGGTCATCAAGATCAACAAAGAGACGCACCGCATCAGCCTCGGCATGAAGCAGCTGCAGGAAGACCCGTGGGATCTGGTTGCGGCCAAATATCCGCTTGATTCCGTTCACAAAGGCCGCGTGACCAACATCACTGATTACGGTGCCTTTGTTGAGCTTGAAGCTGGCGTTGAAGGCCTTGTGCACGTCTCCGAGATGTCCTGGACCAAAAAGAACGTCCACCCCGGCAAAATCGTCTCCACCTCGCAGGAAGTGGAAGTCATGGTGCTGGAAATCGACGGTGCCAAGCGCCGCGTGTCTCTTGGTCTCAAGCAGACCATGCGCAACCCGTGGGAAATCTTTGCGGAAACGCATCCTGAGGGCACCGAGGTTGAGGGCGAGGTCAAGAACATCACTGAATTCGGTCTGTTCGTTGGTCTCGACGGCGACATCGACGGCATGGTTCACCTCAGCGATCTGAGCTGGGACGAGCGTGGCGAGGATGCGATCCAGAACTATCGCAAAGGCGACACTGTTCAGGCGGTTGTCTCCGAAGTGGACGTTGAGAAAGAACGCATCAGCCTCTCGATCAAAGCCGTCGGCGGCGACAAGTTCGCAGAAGCGGTGGGCGGCGTGAAGCGTGGCTCGATCGTGACCGTGACTGTGACTGCGATCGAAGACGGTGGTGTCGAAGTGGAATATGAGGGCATGAAATCCTTCATCCGCCGGTCTGACCTCAGCCGTGACCGCGCAGAGCAGCGCCCTGAGCGTTTCTCGGTCGGTGACAAGGTGGATGTGCGCATCACCAACGTCGACAATAAAGCCCGCCGTCTTGGCGTGTCGATCAAAGCCCGTGAGATTGCGGAAGAAAAAGAAGCCGTCGAACAGTATGGCTCCTCGGACTCCGGTGCATCGCTGGGCGATATCCTCGGCGCAGCCCTCAAAGGCGACGACGACAAATAA
- a CDS encoding BLUF domain-containing protein: MDLHYALYHSKSLEPASATLHNDILQVSARNNARDHLTGFLHREADYFIQYIEGPKTRLYGALARIGRDTRHSNFEVIQNGPAEKRLLPDWTMGFVDPGLLNLSDLLDVSHGRLDIRTIDPFDLVIFLVSNAGALRSGAAAA, from the coding sequence ATGGATCTCCATTACGCTCTTTATCACAGCAAATCACTGGAGCCCGCGAGCGCGACACTGCACAACGATATCCTGCAGGTCAGTGCGCGGAACAACGCGCGCGACCACCTCACCGGCTTTCTGCACCGGGAGGCCGACTATTTCATCCAGTACATCGAGGGGCCGAAGACGCGGCTTTACGGTGCTCTCGCGCGGATCGGCCGTGATACCCGCCACAGCAATTTCGAGGTCATCCAGAACGGCCCTGCGGAAAAACGGCTGCTGCCGGACTGGACAATGGGGTTTGTGGATCCGGGGCTTCTGAACCTGTCTGACCTGCTGGATGTCTCCCACGGGCGCCTTGATATCCGCACGATCGATCCTTTCGATCTGGTCATCTTTCTGGTCAGCAACGCCGGGGCGCTGCGATCCGGAGCGGCTGCGGCCTGA
- a CDS encoding cyclic nucleotide-binding domain-containing protein, with protein MVGHLSYLLLVLSMLMRSMTKLRILVIASAFAAIAYDVIWLKDPVGVFWETLLVAVNIMQIAREWYAERRVRLTAEEELFVSARLRGVSKRNAKRLLNLGTWENGVSGMVLTTEGEPVSHVVYLISGEVEILVSDVVVATCGAGNFVGEMSIVGNAPASATATVSRPARFWRIETGKLQVLQETDPEIAGALDVGIAKDLRNKIISLNTSRSGEGLA; from the coding sequence ATGGTCGGACATCTGTCCTATCTGCTGCTGGTTTTGTCCATGCTTATGCGGTCAATGACGAAGCTCAGGATTCTGGTAATCGCGTCCGCCTTTGCGGCCATCGCCTATGACGTGATCTGGCTTAAGGACCCGGTGGGCGTGTTCTGGGAGACGCTGCTGGTTGCAGTAAACATAATGCAGATCGCGCGCGAATGGTATGCCGAGCGGCGGGTGCGGCTGACTGCGGAAGAGGAGCTTTTCGTCTCTGCCCGCCTGCGTGGGGTCTCCAAGCGAAATGCGAAACGCCTGCTGAACCTCGGCACCTGGGAGAACGGCGTGTCAGGCATGGTGCTCACAACCGAAGGCGAACCGGTCTCTCATGTGGTTTATCTGATCAGCGGCGAGGTCGAGATCCTCGTTTCCGACGTTGTGGTTGCGACGTGCGGGGCGGGTAATTTCGTCGGGGAGATGTCAATCGTCGGCAATGCGCCGGCATCCGCGACCGCGACAGTTTCACGGCCGGCACGATTCTGGCGGATCGAAACCGGAAAACTACAGGTCCTGCAGGAAACCGACCCTGAGATTGCCGGAGCGCTCGATGTGGGCATTGCCAAAGACCTGCGCAACAAGATCATTTCGCTCAACACCAGCCGCAGCGGGGAAGGTCTCGCCTGA
- a CDS encoding (d)CMP kinase translates to MKGPYTIAIDGPAAAGKGTVSRAVAAHFGFAHLDTGLLYRAVGARMLLGQDPATAARELAAADLEAGDLRGPEVADAASRVAVVPEVRAALLDFQRSFARRAGGAVLDGRDIGTVICPNAEVKLFVTASAPVRAARRHAELVAAGSAISPEQVLADVRERDARDSSRTASPLVPAEDAVTIDTSDMSIDAAVDAALAVVTERR, encoded by the coding sequence ATGAAAGGGCCTTATACCATTGCAATCGACGGACCGGCTGCTGCGGGCAAAGGCACGGTGTCCAGAGCGGTTGCCGCACACTTCGGTTTTGCACATCTTGATACCGGACTGCTCTATCGGGCGGTCGGGGCTAGAATGCTGCTGGGGCAGGACCCGGCGACTGCGGCGCGGGAACTGGCAGCGGCTGATCTCGAGGCGGGCGATCTGCGGGGTCCGGAGGTTGCGGACGCGGCGAGCCGCGTGGCTGTGGTGCCCGAAGTACGCGCCGCGCTTCTTGATTTTCAGCGCAGCTTTGCCCGACGGGCGGGTGGCGCAGTTCTCGACGGGCGCGACATCGGCACTGTCATCTGCCCGAACGCCGAGGTGAAGCTTTTTGTCACAGCCAGTGCACCGGTGCGTGCCGCGCGGCGGCATGCCGAACTGGTCGCAGCCGGTTCAGCGATCAGCCCCGAACAGGTCCTGGCAGATGTGCGGGAGCGTGATGCGCGTGACAGCTCGCGCACCGCATCGCCGCTGGTTCCTGCAGAAGATGCCGTAACGATAGACACATCGGATATGAGCATTGATGCCGCCGTTGACGCCGCTCTGGCGGTAGTGACAGAGCGGCGATAG
- the aroA gene encoding 3-phosphoshikimate 1-carboxyvinyltransferase — protein MSSHGVPIPMTSRPCGPLKGEARVPGDKSISHRALILGALSVGETRISGLLEGQDVLDTAKAMRAFGAEVTDHGEGNWSVHGVGTGGFAEPENVIDCGNSGTGVRLIMGAMATSPVTVTFTGDASLNGRPMARVTDPLALFGARSYGRAGGRLPMTVVGAADPVPVNYTVPVPSAQVKSAVLLAGLNAPGKTVVIEAEATRDHTERMLAGFGAEITVADSEAGRVITLTGQPELKPQQIDVPRDPSSAAFPVCAALIVPGSDVLVPGIGLNPTRAGLFATLRDMGADLTYENERTEGGEPVADLRARFSPDLQGIEVPPARAASMIDEYPVLSVVAAFAKGETVMRGVRELRVKESDRIDAMAAGLRANGVTVEDGPDWWTVTGAGHGNVPGGATCASHLDHRIAMSFLILGMATQKPVSLDDGGPIATSFPVFEPLMSGLGAQIQRSNR, from the coding sequence ATGTCGAGCCACGGCGTGCCGATCCCGATGACTTCCCGCCCCTGCGGCCCGCTGAAAGGCGAGGCCCGTGTGCCCGGCGACAAATCAATCTCTCACCGCGCGCTGATCCTTGGCGCTTTGTCGGTGGGCGAAACCCGGATTTCCGGTCTGCTCGAAGGGCAGGACGTTCTGGACACGGCGAAGGCCATGCGGGCCTTTGGCGCGGAAGTCACCGATCACGGTGAGGGAAACTGGAGCGTTCACGGAGTCGGCACGGGCGGTTTTGCCGAACCGGAAAACGTCATCGACTGCGGCAATTCCGGCACCGGCGTCCGACTGATCATGGGCGCTATGGCGACCTCTCCGGTGACCGTGACCTTTACCGGCGACGCCTCGCTCAACGGGCGCCCTATGGCCCGTGTTACCGATCCTCTGGCGCTTTTCGGCGCGCGCTCTTATGGGCGGGCAGGCGGTCGGCTGCCGATGACAGTGGTCGGGGCAGCCGACCCTGTGCCGGTGAATTATACCGTGCCTGTGCCCTCGGCCCAGGTCAAATCGGCGGTCCTTCTGGCAGGTCTCAATGCGCCGGGCAAAACCGTGGTCATCGAAGCGGAGGCCACCCGCGATCACACAGAACGCATGCTGGCAGGCTTTGGCGCTGAAATCACTGTTGCAGATTCAGAGGCAGGCCGGGTCATCACGCTGACCGGCCAGCCTGAACTGAAACCACAACAGATCGACGTGCCCCGCGACCCGTCGTCCGCGGCTTTTCCTGTCTGTGCAGCGCTGATTGTACCGGGCTCGGATGTGCTGGTGCCGGGCATTGGTCTCAACCCGACGCGGGCCGGTCTTTTCGCTACCCTGCGCGACATGGGCGCTGATCTTACCTATGAAAACGAACGGACCGAAGGCGGTGAGCCGGTGGCCGATCTGCGCGCACGTTTTTCGCCGGATCTGCAGGGCATCGAAGTGCCACCGGCCCGTGCAGCCAGTATGATCGACGAATACCCGGTGTTGTCTGTTGTTGCGGCCTTTGCAAAGGGCGAAACCGTGATGCGCGGTGTCAGGGAACTGCGTGTCAAGGAAAGCGACCGCATTGATGCGATGGCTGCCGGGCTGCGCGCCAACGGCGTGACGGTGGAGGACGGCCCGGACTGGTGGACGGTCACAGGTGCCGGTCACGGTAACGTACCGGGTGGCGCTACCTGTGCCAGCCATCTTGATCACCGCATCGCGATGTCTTTTCTGATCCTTGGAATGGCGACGCAGAAGCCTGTCTCTCTTGATGATGGCGGGCCGATTGCTACGTCCTTCCCGGTGTTCGAGCCGCTGATGTCCGGTCTGGGCGCGCAGATCCAGCGCTCCAACCGCTGA
- the trmB gene encoding tRNA (guanine(46)-N(7))-methyltransferase TrmB, protein MTDMPQRPRRNFYGRLKGKTLKKSQRGYLDADLAGLSPGAVSWEENPERRPLDVAALFSGRPLWLEIGFGGGEHMVHQAQQNPDRGIIGAEPYINGVAMLLGKIRRAGVDNVAVYPGDARDLMDVLPEASVARAFLLYPDPWPKTRHHRRRFVTAEHLEPLARAMKPGAIFRVATDIGDYVRQTLEEVPRCGFDWLAERPSDWQKPWDDWIPTRYEQKAIREERTPHYLTFRRH, encoded by the coding sequence ATGACAGATATGCCCCAACGCCCGCGCCGCAATTTTTATGGTCGCCTGAAAGGTAAAACGCTGAAGAAATCCCAGCGGGGGTATCTCGATGCGGATCTGGCCGGGCTGTCGCCTGGTGCTGTCAGCTGGGAAGAGAACCCTGAACGCAGGCCGCTGGATGTCGCGGCGCTGTTTTCCGGGCGACCGCTCTGGCTCGAGATCGGATTTGGCGGTGGCGAGCATATGGTGCATCAGGCACAGCAGAACCCGGACAGGGGTATCATCGGCGCGGAACCCTATATCAACGGTGTGGCGATGCTGCTCGGTAAAATCCGTCGGGCGGGCGTGGACAATGTCGCGGTCTATCCCGGCGATGCGCGCGATCTGATGGATGTGCTGCCCGAGGCTTCGGTGGCGCGGGCGTTTCTGCTCTATCCCGACCCTTGGCCGAAAACCCGCCACCACCGGCGCCGGTTCGTCACAGCTGAGCACCTTGAGCCGCTTGCGCGGGCGATGAAGCCGGGCGCGATCTTCCGTGTTGCCACGGATATTGGGGATTACGTGCGCCAGACGCTCGAAGAGGTGCCGCGCTGTGGGTTTGACTGGCTGGCGGAGCGTCCGTCGGACTGGCAAAAGCCCTGGGACGACTGGATCCCCACGCGCTATGAGCAGAAAGCCATCCGCGAAGAGCGCACACCGCACTATCTGACTTTCCGAAGACACTGA